One Burkholderia sp. 9120 genomic window, GAAATAGCTATCGCTTATAAAGTTCGCGGACAGCATCTTCGATGTGCTGCCGTAACAGACGCCGTTCGTCGGGCGTCATATGGCCGTCACGACGACGTTGATCGAGATCGGGAGGGACTGCGGTGCGCAACATCACGTCGGAAGCGGGACGCTCGATATTGGCGTTATGGCGATTGACCTTGGGGTTGCCGGGTCTGGGCGCGTGTTCGCTCGCAGCTCTGTCGGCGGAAGGCTGGGCATGGGCGAGCGTGGGTCCCAGTGAGCCTGCGAGCGTACCGGCAACTGCCAGTGCAATAACGCTCAGGCGCACATTTGGCCAAACCCCTCCCTTCATGTTTTTCCCTTCGTGGCGCGGCAACCGGCTACCTCAAATGCGTATACAGACCCCGGTAACTAGCCGGGTGCGAGAGTTTTTAGTCGAGTGAAGTATCCACCGAACAGCCGCATTCAGTAAAGCAGTCTACCTGCCCCCGCTTTACGTCGTGCCACAGTGCGGGTAAATTTTGTAACTGACTGTAACCCGATAAATGATGCAACCGCGCACCCCTTTCTAATCGCGCTAAGATGCCGACCATGGAAACTAAAAACCCTTCGAAAATCCTCGTCGTCGACGACGATCCGCGCCTGCGCGATCTGTTGCGCCGCTACCTCGGTGAACAGGGCTTCAATGTCTATGTCGCCGAGAACGCGCCGTCCATGAACAAGCTCTGGGTGCGTGAGCGCTTCGATCTGCTCGTGCTCGATCTGATGCTGCCCGGCGAGGACGGCCTGTCGATTTGCCGGCGTTTGCGCGGCAGTAACGACCGCACGCCGATCATCATGCTGACGGCCAAGGGTGAAGACGTCGATCGTATCGTGGGCCTCGAAATGGGCGCCGACGACTATCTGCCCAAGCCGTTCAACCCGCGCGAACTGGTCGCGCGGATTCACGCGGTGTTGCGCCGCCAGTCGCCGTCCGAATTGCCGGGCGCGCCGTCGGAAACCACCGAGGTGTTCGAGTTCGGCGAGTTCGCGCTGAACCTCGCCACCCGCACGCTCACCAAGGCCGGCCAGGAAATCCCGCTGACCACGGGCGAGTTCTCCGTGCTGAAGGTGTTCGCGCGTCATCCGCGCCAGCCGTTGTCGCGTGAAAAGCTGATGGAACTGGCACGTGGTCGTGAATACGAAGTGTTCGACCGCAGCCTCGACGTGCAGATCTCGCGTCTGCGCAAGCTGATCGAGCCGGATCCGGGCAGCCCGCGTTTCATTCAGACCGTCTGGGGTCTGGGTTACGTGTTCATCCCCGACGGTGCAGCCTGAGTTTGTTCTCGCCTCCTGTTTTTGATTTCAGATAAGAAGGGCCCATGCGGATCGACCGGCGCCTCCTGACGCTCGCGTTCGGCGGCCTTTTCTGGCGAACCTTTCTGCTGATCGCGCTATTGATCGCAGTCAGTCTCGCCGCCTGGTTCCAGAGCTTCCGGGTGATCGAACGCGAGCCGCGCGCGCAGCGCGTGGCGTTGCAGCTCGTGGCGATCGTCAAGCTCACGCGCACCGCCCTCCTTTATTCCGATCCCGACCTGCGGCGCGCACTGCTGCAGGATCTGGAGAGTAATGAAGGGGTGCGGGTGTACCCGCGCGAAACCACCGACAAATACAAGCTCCAGCCCGACGAGTCGCTGAACCGCCTGATCGAACATGACATTCGCGGCCGGCTCGGCGACGACACGGTCATCGCGCAGAGCGTGAACGACATTCCCGGCGTCTGGATCAGCTTCAAGATCGACGACGACGACTACTGGGTCGCCCTCGACCGCGATCAGCTCGACAACGCCACCGGGCTGCAATGGGCCGGCTGGGGCGTGTTCGCGCTGGCGCTCTCGCTGTTCGGCGCGGCGTTCATCACGAGTCTGGTGAATCGGCCGTTCGCGCGCCTCGCCATGGCCGCGCGCAAGGTCGGCTCGGGCCAGTCGCCCGAACCGCTGCCCGAGCGCGGCATGGGTGTGGCCGCCGAAACCAATCGCAGTTTCAACCAGATGGTGCAGGACCTCGAACAGCTCGAGGCCGACCGCGCGCTGATGCTCGCGGGGATTTCGCACGATCTGCGCACCCCGCTCGCGCGGCTGCGGCTCGAAACCGAAATGAGCCCGTCCGATCAAAGCACCAAAGACGCGATGGTCGACGACATCGAGCAGATGGACATGATCATCGGCCGCTTCCTCGATTACGCGCGGCCCGTGCAACGTGTTCCGGAACCTGTCGACCTTTCGGTGATCGCAGGAGAACTGGCTGCGCGTATGCAGAGCGAAGACAGCATGCGGCTGATCACGCGGCTCGCGCCGTCGGCGGTGATCGAGGCCGATGAAACCGACATGCGGCGGGTGGTCGGCAATCTGCTGGAGAACGCTCGCAAGTACGGTCTGAGCGACGGCGACGGCATTCCGCACGTGATTCTGGAAACGCGGGTGTCGCACTCGCGGGTTGAACTGTCCGTGGTCGATGAAGGCCCCGGCATTCCGGAAGACCAGTTGGCGCTTGTCACGCGGCCGTTTTATCGTGTGAACTCGGCGCGCACGCAGGCGAACGGCACGGGCCTCGGCATGGCCATCGTGCAGCGCCTCGTGGGCCGCTACCGCGGTGCGCTGCGTTTGCGCAACCGCACGCCGGGCCCGGGTCTCGAGGTCACGATCGAGTTCCCGCTGGCCAAGGGCGCCTGAGCGGAAACCGGCGTCAGGCGCCTCGGCGCGCCGCCTGCGGCCCACGGCCGCATTGAATAATTGCCACCCGTTCGATTAGCTTGACGCTATAGAACGGGTGGTTCAATAGAACCATAGGGGACACCGTGTGACGCGCTCGTGTAACGAGTTCGGAGCCTAAGACATGCTGTTTTTTCCAACTTACGAAGGAGTATTCGCATGAAAACCGTTGGCGATAAAATCGAAGCGTTCACCATTGCCGCTGCCAAGCCAGGCTTCAACCATCACGAAGAAAACGGCGTCTCGGCGTTCGAAGAAATCACGGAGCAGTCGTTCCCGGGCAAGTGGAAAATCATTTATTTCTACCCGAAGGATTTCACCTTCGTGTGCCCGACCGAAATCGTCGAGTTCGGCAAACTGGCCAACGACTTCGAAGAACGCGACGCCGTGCTGCTGGGCGGCAGTGTCGATAACGAATTCGTGAAGCTGGCCTGGCGTCGCGAGCATAAGGACCTGGACAAGCTGAATCACTACGCATTCGGCGACGTGAAAGGCGAGTTGATCGACCAGCTCGGCGTGCGCGACAAGGAAGCCGGCGTCGCACTGCGCGCCACTTTCATTGTCGATCCGGACAATACGATCCAGCACGTGTCGGTGAATAACCTGAACGTGGGCCGCAATCCGGAAGAAGTGCTGCGGATTCTCGACGGTCTGCAAACGGACGAACTATGTCCGTGCAACCGCTCGGTCGGCGGCGCAACGCTGTAAGCCGTGTCTTCAAAAGCCCGTCAAGCTTGAAAAAGCCGCGGGCTTTTTTATCGACAACCCGATAGGAGATAACAATGGAATTCTTGTCTTCGATTAAGGCACGCGTGCCGGACTACGCCAAGGACATCCGGCTGAATCTGGACGGCACGATTGCGCGCTCATCGCTCGAAGGAAACGATGCGGTCGGCGTGGCGTTGGCGGCGGCGTTCGCCGCGAAGTG contains:
- a CDS encoding ATP-binding protein, with the protein product MRIDRRLLTLAFGGLFWRTFLLIALLIAVSLAAWFQSFRVIEREPRAQRVALQLVAIVKLTRTALLYSDPDLRRALLQDLESNEGVRVYPRETTDKYKLQPDESLNRLIEHDIRGRLGDDTVIAQSVNDIPGVWISFKIDDDDYWVALDRDQLDNATGLQWAGWGVFALALSLFGAAFITSLVNRPFARLAMAARKVGSGQSPEPLPERGMGVAAETNRSFNQMVQDLEQLEADRALMLAGISHDLRTPLARLRLETEMSPSDQSTKDAMVDDIEQMDMIIGRFLDYARPVQRVPEPVDLSVIAGELAARMQSEDSMRLITRLAPSAVIEADETDMRRVVGNLLENARKYGLSDGDGIPHVILETRVSHSRVELSVVDEGPGIPEDQLALVTRPFYRVNSARTQANGTGLGMAIVQRLVGRYRGALRLRNRTPGPGLEVTIEFPLAKGA
- a CDS encoding peroxiredoxin; the protein is MKTVGDKIEAFTIAAAKPGFNHHEENGVSAFEEITEQSFPGKWKIIYFYPKDFTFVCPTEIVEFGKLANDFEERDAVLLGGSVDNEFVKLAWRREHKDLDKLNHYAFGDVKGELIDQLGVRDKEAGVALRATFIVDPDNTIQHVSVNNLNVGRNPEEVLRILDGLQTDELCPCNRSVGGATL
- the ompR gene encoding two-component system response regulator OmpR, which produces METKNPSKILVVDDDPRLRDLLRRYLGEQGFNVYVAENAPSMNKLWVRERFDLLVLDLMLPGEDGLSICRRLRGSNDRTPIIMLTAKGEDVDRIVGLEMGADDYLPKPFNPRELVARIHAVLRRQSPSELPGAPSETTEVFEFGEFALNLATRTLTKAGQEIPLTTGEFSVLKVFARHPRQPLSREKLMELARGREYEVFDRSLDVQISRLRKLIEPDPGSPRFIQTVWGLGYVFIPDGAA